The following coding sequences lie in one Labrus bergylta chromosome 13, fLabBer1.1, whole genome shotgun sequence genomic window:
- the chn1 gene encoding N-chimaerin: MPSRESYEIHKEEKSLVQKAKREANQEDILAAALGMRMGPQKPPATFWQPLKLFAYSQLTSLVRRASLKESERTPRSEKVHNFKVHTFRGPHWCEHCANFMWGLMAQGVKCADCGLNVHKQCSPLVPNDCKPDLRHIRKVYSCDLTTLVKAYNTARPMVVDMCIREIESRGLRSEGLYRISGFSDSVEEVKMAFDKDGEKTDISVTAYEDINIISGALKLYLRDLPVPVISYDAYPRFIEAAKLTDPEKKVEAFREALALLPPSHSETLKYLMAHLKRVTQNEEFNLMNAENLAIIFGPTLMRAPNLDAMTALNDIRYQRQVVELLIKKEEVLF; this comes from the exons ATGCCATCTAGAGAGTCCTACGAGATTCACAAAGAAGAGAAGTCCCTGGTGCAAAAGGCCAAGCGAGAGGCCAATCAGGAGGATATTCTGGCTGCAGCTCTGGGGATGAGGATGGGGCCACAGAAACCTCCAGCCACTTTCTGGCAGCCGCTTAAACTATTCGCCTATTCACAGCTCACCTCACTGGTGCGCAGGGCTTCACTGAAGGAGAGCGAGCGGACTCCCAGATCTGAGAAAGTCCACAACTTCAAG gtcCACACCTTCAGGGGGCCTCACTGGTGTGAACACTGTGCCAACTTCATGTGGGGACTGATGGCTCAGGGGGTCAAATGTGCAG ATTGTGGGTTAAACGTCCACAAGCAGTGCTCTCCACTGGTACCCAATGACTGCAAACCAGACCTGCGACACATCCGTAAAGTGTACAGCTGTGACCTTACGACCCTGGTGAAAGCCTACAACACAGCACGGCCCATGGTGGTGGACATGTGCATACGAGAGATTGAGTCCAGAG GACTGAGGTCTGAAGGTCTCTACAGAATATCTGGATTCAGCGACTCTGTGGAGGAAGTCAAGATGGCGTTTGACAAAG ATGGCGAGAAGACAGACATCTCAGTGACTGCCTATGAAGACATCAATATCATCTCGGGTGCTCTCAAACTGTACCTGAGGGATTTGCCTGTTCCTGTCATCTCATACGACGCTTACCCGAGGTTCATCGAGGCTGCAA aGCTCACAGATCCAGAGAAGAAAGTGGAAGCTTTCCGTGAGGCTCTGGCTCTGCTTCCACCATCTCACAGTGAAACTTTGAAGTACCTCATGGCACACTTAAAAAG GGTGACACAGAATGAGGAATTTAACCTGATGAACGCAGAGAACCTCGCAATCATTTTCGGTCCCACCCTCATGCGCGCACCAAACCTGGATGCCATGACAGCACTCAACGACATCCGCTACCAGAGACAGGTGGTGGAGCTgcttattaaaaaagaagaagttctCTTCTAG